In one Candidatus Planktophila versatilis genomic region, the following are encoded:
- a CDS encoding type II secretion system F family protein, whose product MSTTTVVAILFLIPALILINEDFSWEKFALTTVHKVGDRTSVKNKLIELGHPDQTHYENFRLKQLLVTSLILFPLVLILLFQDHSLAFIAACLIGVVALVLLYFEKSLINQITEHRISIDSDFPSVIEMMTLALSAGETPLSSLERITKRGSGPLVSELRIVVVEVKSGLPFQHALDHMGRRVQSVAVRRFIDAVVIAISRGAPLIEVLHSHAREAQNFQRNRILSAAGKSEISMMIPVVFLILPISILFALWPSLSNLNLFAQG is encoded by the coding sequence ATGAGCACAACGACCGTAGTTGCAATTCTCTTTTTGATTCCTGCTCTAATTCTGATTAATGAGGATTTCTCTTGGGAAAAGTTTGCTCTCACAACTGTGCATAAAGTTGGTGATAGGACAAGTGTCAAGAATAAACTAATTGAATTAGGCCACCCAGATCAAACTCATTACGAAAACTTTCGCTTAAAGCAATTGCTAGTAACTTCTCTAATTCTATTTCCATTAGTACTTATTCTGCTCTTTCAAGATCATTCGTTAGCCTTTATTGCGGCATGCCTTATTGGTGTCGTAGCTTTAGTTTTGCTCTATTTCGAGAAGTCTTTAATCAATCAAATCACAGAACACCGAATAAGCATTGATTCAGATTTTCCAAGTGTTATCGAAATGATGACCTTGGCTCTATCTGCCGGAGAGACCCCACTCAGCTCATTGGAAAGAATTACCAAGCGAGGGAGCGGTCCACTTGTGAGCGAACTGAGGATTGTCGTAGTTGAAGTGAAGAGTGGCTTACCTTTTCAGCACGCCCTAGATCACATGGGTCGCCGGGTGCAATCAGTTGCTGTGCGCAGATTTATCGACGCCGTAGTGATTGCAATTAGTCGCGGTGCACCACTGATAGAAGTGCTACATAGTCATGCACGAGAGGCTCAAAATTTTCAACGTAATCGCATTCTTAGCGCAGCAGGCAAGTCTGAAATTTCAATGATGATTCCCGTTGTTTTTCTCATTCTACCGATTTCGATTTTATTCGCACTATGGCCATCTCTATCTAATCTGAATCTGTTTGCACAAGGTTAA
- a CDS encoding DUF3039 domain-containing protein: protein MPLFGRGTPSLESDTDTLTRPVEQEDDGGHDRFAHYIKKEKIVESAMTGKSVRALCGKKWVPSRDPQKYPVCPICKEIFEGLKPGSEDGDK from the coding sequence ATGCCACTTTTCGGTCGCGGTACTCCTTCGCTTGAGAGCGATACAGACACCCTCACGCGCCCAGTTGAACAAGAAGATGATGGTGGCCATGATCGATTTGCACATTACATAAAGAAAGAAAAAATTGTTGAATCAGCAATGACCGGCAAATCTGTGAGAGCGCTATGCGGGAAGAAATGGGTTCCTTCTCGCGATCCGCAGAAATATCCTGTCTGTCCAATCTGCAAAGAAATTTTTGAAGGTCTAAAACCTGGCTCCGAAGATGGAGACAAGTAA
- the ftsE gene encoding cell division ATP-binding protein FtsE encodes MIKFENVTKIYSGQERPALENVTLEITKGEFVFLVGMSGSGKSTFLRLILREERPTSGVIHVAGKDLGTLANHKVPELRRQLGTVFQDFRLLPNKTISENIAFSLHVLGYSQKEINREVPEMLELVGLEDKGDRLPSEISGGEQQRVAIARAYVTRPAIIIADEPTGNLDPALSVGIMKLLDRINREGTTVLMATHDSGIVDQMRKRVIELDGGHVIRDQIRGVYGYTG; translated from the coding sequence GTGATTAAGTTTGAGAATGTCACCAAGATTTACTCGGGTCAGGAACGTCCTGCCCTCGAGAATGTCACGCTCGAAATTACCAAAGGTGAATTTGTTTTCTTGGTAGGTATGTCAGGTTCTGGTAAATCAACATTCTTGCGTTTGATTCTGCGCGAAGAGCGCCCAACATCTGGCGTCATACACGTTGCGGGCAAAGATTTAGGAACTCTTGCAAACCATAAAGTGCCTGAGCTTCGTCGCCAACTAGGCACTGTTTTTCAGGATTTTAGACTGCTTCCCAATAAAACGATTTCAGAGAACATTGCATTCTCATTACACGTGCTCGGCTATTCGCAGAAGGAGATTAATCGCGAAGTTCCGGAGATGCTTGAACTTGTTGGCCTGGAAGATAAGGGTGATCGCTTACCTTCTGAAATCTCAGGTGGAGAGCAACAGCGAGTTGCGATTGCTCGTGCTTATGTCACACGCCCTGCAATCATCATCGCGGATGAGCCAACTGGAAACCTAGACCCGGCACTCTCTGTGGGAATTATGAAGTTACTCGACCGCATTAATCGTGAAGGCACCACTGTATTGATGGCTACCCACGATTCTGGAATTGTTGATCAGATGCGCAAGCGAGTCATTGAACTTGATGGTGGCCATGTTATTCGCGATCAAATTCGCGGCGTCTACGGATACACAGGATAA
- the smpB gene encoding SsrA-binding protein SmpB, giving the protein MVKELGRKLIAQNKKARHDFAIEDVYECGIVLTGTEVKSLRAGRASLIDGFAMIENGELWLHGVHIPEYTEGTWTNHTPRRKRKLLVNKIEIRKIAARTKDSGITLVPLQLYFKDGKAKVEVAIAKGKKAHDKRSTLMEQQATREVNRELSRRQSGKDS; this is encoded by the coding sequence ATGGTCAAAGAGCTCGGACGAAAGCTGATTGCACAGAACAAAAAGGCTCGTCACGACTTTGCAATAGAAGATGTCTATGAGTGCGGGATTGTGCTTACAGGTACTGAAGTGAAATCACTTCGTGCTGGGCGTGCCTCACTCATTGATGGTTTTGCCATGATTGAAAATGGCGAACTCTGGCTACATGGTGTTCACATTCCTGAATACACAGAAGGTACGTGGACTAATCACACCCCGCGTCGCAAGCGAAAGCTGCTCGTTAATAAGATTGAAATTCGCAAGATTGCCGCCCGCACCAAAGACTCAGGAATCACACTGGTGCCATTGCAGCTCTACTTTAAGGATGGAAAAGCCAAGGTTGAAGTTGCTATTGCAAAGGGCAAGAAGGCTCATGACAAGCGATCAACTCTGATGGAACAGCAAGCTACGCGCGAGGTAAATCGCGAACTTTCCCGCCGCCAATCTGGCAAAGACAGTTAA
- a CDS encoding TadE/TadG family type IV pilus assembly protein yields MKISRFTTLILSEKGNIESALVLIPLLTLFLVASQITITIHGRNMTKISAQDGASTRAISGNFDETDTFLHIDSPDPHQNLDLLISHKKGFLPHIMPGLEKIMGSKKEIDVTGVAIVENQR; encoded by the coding sequence ATGAAAATCTCACGCTTCACAACTCTTATTTTAAGCGAGAAGGGAAATATCGAGAGCGCACTGGTCTTGATTCCTTTACTCACGCTTTTTCTAGTGGCTTCACAAATCACGATTACAATTCATGGGAGAAATATGACGAAAATCAGTGCCCAGGACGGCGCTTCAACAAGAGCGATTTCGGGTAATTTTGATGAGACTGATACTTTTTTACATATTGACTCCCCGGATCCACATCAAAATCTCGATTTACTCATCAGTCACAAAAAAGGTTTTCTGCCACACATAATGCCGGGACTAGAAAAAATCATGGGATCTAAGAAGGAGATAGATGTAACTGGAGTAGCTATTGTAGAAAATCAGAGATAA
- a CDS encoding TadE family protein produces MEFSLLAIPLFIPLFIFMAQFSHSSDAQDSLRTLARESARAFVSSKDDETAFYVADQVVAQGAWLLGYDPNSPKTSIELRIACDSRPCITPNNRVLVQLTMNSSGKSQTQVAAIEYVSPWA; encoded by the coding sequence GTGGAATTTAGTCTCCTTGCCATACCGTTATTCATTCCACTCTTTATCTTCATGGCTCAGTTTTCACATTCAAGTGATGCACAAGATTCCCTAAGAACCCTAGCGCGAGAATCGGCGCGTGCATTTGTAAGCAGTAAAGATGATGAAACCGCCTTCTATGTGGCAGATCAAGTGGTGGCACAGGGCGCATGGTTACTTGGCTATGATCCAAATTCTCCTAAGACATCAATCGAGCTGAGAATCGCCTGCGATTCACGGCCCTGCATAACACCCAATAATCGAGTTTTAGTCCAACTCACTATGAATTCTTCAGGCAAGAGTCAGACCCAAGTCGCAGCCATTGAATATGTGTCTCCATGGGCATGA
- the prfB gene encoding peptide chain release factor 2, whose amino-acid sequence MARDYILEINETSATLTSIEKVLDLPKLEAEVVELEAAAGVPNLWDDPDKAQAVTSKLSRVQSTISRLTGLRRRVDELPLLFELAAGEPDGSALTDAEGELDSAKKAISELEVTTLLNGEYDARDALITIRSEAGGVEAADWAEMLMRMYLRYCERHEFKVDVLETSFAEEAGIKSTTFRVSAPYAYGTLSVEQGTHRLVRISPFDSQSRRHTSFAGVEIVPVVEQSDHIEIDEKEVRVDVYRSSGPGGQGVNTTDSAVRLTHVPTGIVVSCQNERSQIQNKATAMAVLQSKLLERRRQEEQAKINALKGDNSGSWGNQMRSYVLAPYQMVKDLRNNHETGNTSAVLNGEIDDFIEAGIRWRRSASQ is encoded by the coding sequence ATGGCTCGCGACTACATCCTCGAAATAAATGAGACGAGTGCGACCCTGACTTCTATTGAAAAAGTCTTGGACCTGCCGAAGCTTGAAGCCGAAGTGGTCGAACTTGAAGCAGCTGCAGGCGTTCCGAATTTATGGGATGACCCTGATAAAGCTCAAGCAGTTACGAGCAAGCTATCTCGCGTGCAATCAACAATTTCAAGACTTACTGGGTTGCGCCGTCGGGTTGATGAGCTTCCGCTTCTCTTTGAATTAGCAGCGGGTGAACCGGATGGATCAGCCCTTACGGATGCCGAAGGTGAATTGGATTCAGCAAAGAAAGCAATTAGTGAATTAGAAGTAACGACGTTACTTAACGGCGAGTACGACGCACGTGATGCGCTGATAACTATTCGTTCTGAAGCAGGTGGCGTAGAAGCTGCCGACTGGGCTGAGATGTTGATGCGTATGTATTTACGTTATTGCGAACGTCACGAATTTAAAGTTGACGTGTTAGAAACTTCCTTTGCTGAAGAAGCGGGGATTAAATCGACAACATTTAGAGTCAGCGCCCCGTATGCATATGGCACGCTTTCAGTAGAGCAGGGAACACATCGCTTAGTGAGAATTTCTCCTTTCGACTCTCAATCACGTAGACATACATCATTTGCTGGCGTGGAAATTGTTCCTGTCGTTGAACAGAGTGATCACATTGAAATTGATGAGAAAGAAGTGCGCGTAGATGTCTATCGCTCATCTGGTCCGGGCGGACAGGGAGTCAATACAACAGACTCTGCTGTGCGCTTGACCCACGTTCCGACCGGGATTGTTGTGTCATGTCAGAACGAACGCTCACAGATCCAAAATAAAGCAACGGCGATGGCTGTTTTACAATCAAAGTTATTGGAACGTCGTCGCCAGGAAGAGCAGGCGAAGATAAATGCGCTCAAGGGCGATAATTCGGGCTCATGGGGAAACCAGATGCGTTCCTATGTATTAGCGCCGTATCAAATGGTGAAAGATCTCCGTAATAACCATGAAACGGGAAATACTTCAGCGGTGTTAAATGGAGAAATTGATGATTTCATCGAAGCGGGAATTCGCTGGCGCCGTAGCGCGTCACAATAA
- a CDS encoding NAD(P)(+) transhydrogenase (Re/Si-specific) subunit beta: protein MSSTLYSLVGLAAGVAFILALKGLSHPKTARRGNLIGAFGATVATLSVFLYVTPSGDGAETHSLPIHNLGWILGAIAVGLIIGVPAARKVEMTQMPQLVALFNGVGGGAAALVAIVEYLNLGDSATTAEVIFTVFTVVVGCVSFSGSIITFMKLQELMTTRPVVFPGGRFVIAATLAAVLGVSVWVVIALGTTPLLVLAVISLLFGVLFVLPVGGADVPIVISLLNAFTGLTVAASGYVLSSTLLIIAGTLVGASGTILTRLMAEAMGRSLFGTLFGAFTAKPQAATGTAEERPVRSGSPDDVAILLNYARRVVIVPGFGLAVAQAQHTVRELADLMLSKGIDVAYGIHPVAGRMPGHMNVLLAEANVPYDQLAEMDEVNPTFGQTDVAIVIGANDVVNPAAQTTPGCPIYGMPILEVNHAANIIFLKRSMRPGFAGIENELLYDPKTMLLFGDAKASLTKVVSALKAL from the coding sequence GTGAGTAGCACTCTCTATAGCTTGGTAGGTCTCGCTGCCGGTGTGGCATTTATCTTGGCACTTAAAGGACTCTCGCATCCAAAGACTGCACGCCGCGGTAACTTAATTGGTGCCTTTGGTGCAACAGTCGCAACTCTTTCAGTCTTTCTCTATGTCACTCCGAGCGGAGACGGTGCAGAGACACATTCACTGCCAATTCATAACTTGGGTTGGATCTTGGGTGCAATCGCAGTGGGCCTGATTATTGGAGTACCTGCAGCTCGCAAAGTTGAGATGACACAGATGCCACAGCTTGTCGCACTCTTTAATGGTGTGGGCGGTGGCGCTGCAGCACTTGTTGCAATCGTGGAGTACTTAAATCTTGGCGATAGCGCAACGACAGCTGAAGTAATCTTCACTGTCTTTACCGTTGTGGTTGGCTGCGTATCTTTCAGCGGTTCGATCATTACATTTATGAAGCTACAAGAACTTATGACTACGCGCCCAGTGGTATTTCCCGGTGGGAGATTTGTTATCGCTGCCACACTCGCTGCAGTACTTGGGGTCAGCGTCTGGGTTGTAATTGCCCTTGGCACAACTCCACTACTGGTTCTTGCAGTGATCTCATTGCTCTTTGGTGTGCTCTTTGTACTCCCAGTGGGTGGTGCAGATGTTCCTATCGTGATCTCACTGCTCAACGCATTCACAGGTTTGACTGTTGCAGCAAGTGGTTATGTGCTCTCATCAACACTTTTGATTATTGCTGGAACTCTTGTCGGTGCTTCAGGAACAATTCTGACTCGCTTGATGGCAGAGGCGATGGGACGCTCACTCTTTGGAACTCTCTTCGGTGCATTTACTGCAAAACCACAGGCAGCAACTGGCACAGCAGAAGAGCGTCCAGTGCGCTCAGGATCTCCTGATGACGTGGCAATTCTTCTTAATTATGCGCGTCGCGTAGTTATTGTTCCTGGCTTCGGACTTGCCGTTGCGCAGGCGCAACACACGGTGCGCGAGCTTGCCGACCTTATGCTTTCAAAAGGCATTGATGTTGCATATGGAATTCACCCGGTAGCTGGTCGTATGCCAGGACATATGAACGTACTTCTTGCTGAAGCAAATGTTCCTTATGATCAGTTAGCTGAAATGGATGAAGTCAATCCAACATTTGGTCAGACAGATGTCGCCATTGTTATTGGAGCAAATGACGTTGTGAATCCTGCAGCACAAACAACTCCAGGTTGCCCAATCTACGGAATGCCTATCTTGGAAGTGAATCACGCTGCCAACATCATCTTCCTGAAGCGCTCTATGCGCCCAGGATTTGCTGGCATCGAAAATGAACTTCTCTATGACCCAAAGACAATGCTTCTTTTCGGTGATGCCAAAGCATCGCTGACTAAAGTTGTCTCAGCACTGAAAGCGCTATAA
- a CDS encoding pilus assembly protein TadG-related protein: MTSSFSLLQCSFSAKLRKKLQDERGSISLLILALFMLVLITLIVLTDISSVYIAKRALTQATEAATQRGVRNLDLEKYYAREYNVNRFAANLFLNGEKDPGIPIDCEKGRSDSLGALRDWSTLGGATSRKNLSKIQVLDFQCDGYEIGIHSSARVTLPFVLPFIGVETVDIFSRVGIFAERKITTNYYGLNLG, encoded by the coding sequence ATGACTTCATCTTTCAGTCTTTTGCAATGTAGTTTCTCTGCCAAGCTCAGAAAAAAGTTACAAGATGAACGAGGGTCAATCTCACTCTTAATTTTGGCACTCTTTATGTTGGTCCTAATCACTCTGATTGTGCTCACTGATATCTCGTCGGTTTATATAGCTAAACGTGCACTTACCCAAGCCACGGAGGCTGCGACACAGCGGGGCGTAAGAAATTTGGATTTAGAAAAATACTACGCACGTGAGTACAACGTTAATCGATTTGCAGCCAATCTCTTTCTAAATGGAGAAAAGGATCCAGGAATCCCAATTGATTGCGAGAAAGGCAGATCAGATTCACTTGGCGCATTACGTGACTGGAGCACTCTGGGAGGTGCAACCTCACGAAAAAACTTAAGCAAAATCCAAGTCCTAGACTTTCAGTGTGATGGTTATGAAATTGGAATTCATTCCTCAGCCAGGGTCACCCTTCCATTTGTACTTCCGTTTATTGGAGTTGAAACAGTTGATATCTTTTCTCGAGTTGGGATTTTTGCGGAGCGAAAAATAACGACAAATTACTATGGCTTAAACCTTGGTTAG
- a CDS encoding type II secretion system F family protein, translating to MKTTIFMLLSLSLVFLFSRSLVIAAAFSLFVGIFVVLAQRKSESKRSSEIQSACPEIIDHLISGLQSGLSLNESLVGLSLRGPVATRPYFEDFREDVYRTGDFMGSLERVKSHLGEPSTDQVIEALLISKTLGGAELINILRLLSNFIREDLTLRREILVKQNWIKNSAHLSAGAPWILLLLLSTQPATAASFSTTSGIAVLISGLIMTCVAYLWMNKLGQLPKPSRVFSGKL from the coding sequence ATGAAAACGACGATATTCATGCTCTTATCTCTTTCTCTGGTCTTTCTCTTTTCACGCTCTTTAGTCATTGCAGCCGCATTCTCACTCTTCGTAGGAATCTTTGTAGTACTAGCCCAACGCAAGAGTGAGAGCAAACGTTCAAGCGAAATTCAATCCGCATGCCCAGAAATAATTGATCACTTGATTTCTGGACTGCAGTCGGGCTTATCACTCAATGAATCGCTGGTAGGACTCTCACTTCGAGGCCCGGTAGCAACTCGTCCCTATTTTGAGGACTTTCGGGAAGATGTTTATAGAACTGGAGATTTCATGGGATCCCTGGAACGGGTCAAATCCCATCTCGGAGAGCCAAGTACCGATCAAGTAATCGAAGCGCTCTTGATTTCCAAGACCCTGGGTGGCGCCGAACTCATCAACATTTTGAGATTGCTGAGCAACTTTATTCGAGAAGACTTGACGCTTAGAAGAGAAATCTTGGTGAAGCAGAATTGGATAAAGAATTCGGCACACTTATCTGCAGGTGCTCCCTGGATTCTCTTATTACTCCTATCGACACAACCTGCGACCGCTGCCTCTTTTTCTACAACCTCTGGAATTGCCGTACTAATCTCTGGCTTGATCATGACCTGCGTGGCTTATCTATGGATGAATAAGCTCGGGCAATTACCGAAGCCGTCGAGAGTCTTTTCGGGCAAATTATGA
- the argF gene encoding ornithine carbamoyltransferase has protein sequence MKDLLRTEHLSRADVDLLLDTAADFAQNPLRSQTALSNKSVAIYMTKPSTRTRLASETAVAHLGGTPIFIRGDELQLGRGETIADTAKIISGYCDALIVRTFAQADIDELGAHASIPVINGLSDDDHPTQLLADWVTIRENFGTDIKGRKFVYLGDGNNMTHAWLIMGAIMGAHVVAATPGGKWAPDAAVVTKAKEIAAKSGATIEVTNDPESAASGASVLYTDVWMSMGDPEAERAEKTKALTPFAITEKLMLLTEKDSIFMHCLPAHRGEEVQASVIDGPKSVIWREAFHRRTTIQALLYHLTRDEINGN, from the coding sequence ATGAAAGACTTACTGCGTACCGAGCATTTATCGCGCGCTGATGTCGATTTACTCCTCGACACCGCTGCAGATTTCGCGCAGAACCCACTTCGTTCCCAGACAGCACTGAGCAACAAGAGCGTTGCCATCTATATGACTAAGCCCTCCACACGTACTCGTCTGGCATCTGAAACGGCCGTGGCTCATTTGGGCGGGACACCAATCTTTATTCGCGGTGATGAACTACAACTTGGCCGCGGGGAAACAATTGCGGATACCGCCAAGATTATTAGTGGATATTGCGATGCGCTGATAGTTCGAACCTTTGCACAAGCAGATATCGATGAACTTGGTGCACATGCCAGCATTCCTGTCATTAACGGCTTGAGCGATGATGATCACCCAACACAATTGCTCGCTGATTGGGTGACAATTCGTGAAAACTTTGGGACTGACATCAAAGGTAGAAAATTTGTCTATCTTGGCGATGGAAACAATATGACCCACGCATGGTTAATCATGGGTGCCATTATGGGTGCGCACGTTGTGGCGGCGACACCGGGTGGCAAGTGGGCACCGGATGCAGCGGTCGTCACAAAAGCTAAAGAGATTGCGGCAAAGAGCGGGGCCACGATTGAGGTAACAAACGATCCTGAATCAGCAGCGAGTGGTGCGTCTGTTCTCTATACAGATGTGTGGATGTCAATGGGCGATCCAGAAGCTGAACGTGCTGAAAAAACAAAAGCACTTACACCATTTGCAATTACAGAAAAGTTAATGTTGTTGACAGAAAAAGACTCAATTTTTATGCATTGTCTCCCAGCTCATCGAGGAGAAGAAGTTCAGGCATCAGTTATTGATGGGCCAAAGTCGGTAATCTGGCGTGAAGCATTTCATCGTCGCACAACCATCCAGGCATTGCTTTATCACTTAACTCGTGATGAAATCAACGGCAATTAG
- a CDS encoding NAD(P) transhydrogenase subunit alpha, whose protein sequence is MDAIAVISIFTLAVFVGFEVVSKVSSTLHTPLMSGANAIHGVILVGAIIVADHSENNLELGLSLAAIVLATINMVGGFVVTDRMLEMFKPKKGDQK, encoded by the coding sequence ATGGATGCAATTGCCGTTATCTCAATCTTCACCCTTGCAGTATTCGTGGGGTTTGAAGTTGTTTCAAAGGTTTCATCAACGCTACACACGCCCCTGATGTCTGGTGCTAACGCAATTCACGGCGTCATCCTTGTTGGTGCAATCATCGTTGCAGATCACAGTGAGAATAACCTAGAGCTGGGACTCTCACTGGCCGCAATTGTTTTAGCAACAATCAATATGGTTGGTGGCTTTGTAGTTACCGATCGCATGCTTGAGATGTTCAAGCCCAAGAAGGGAGACCAGAAGTGA
- the ftsX gene encoding permease-like cell division protein FtsX, whose translation MRAGFLFSEVRIGLRRNLTMTFAVIVTVAISLSLLGIGLLSNSQVNAMKDYWYDKIEVSVFLCGSLSESPSCSGGVVTPEQRTSIKSDLEALPVVQSVFYESQTEAFARFKERFKSSAIAQNVTADQLPESFRVKLKDPTQFDVVVSAFSGRPGVDVVQDQRSILEKFFQLLAVLRNGALIVGLLSVLTAALLISNTLRIAAFNRRRETGVMRLVGASSWSIQLPFLLEGVFAAFIGWMLASGLLAALKYVVETKVAPLLTFTKFFGWGEVALASGWLLLTGLVVSTIASVVTLRRYLKV comes from the coding sequence ATGCGCGCAGGATTTCTCTTCAGTGAAGTTCGAATAGGACTTCGACGTAACCTCACAATGACATTTGCCGTTATCGTCACCGTCGCAATTTCACTTTCTCTTCTCGGCATTGGCTTACTCTCAAATTCACAAGTAAATGCGATGAAAGATTATTGGTATGACAAGATTGAAGTATCTGTATTTCTCTGCGGATCACTCTCGGAGTCACCGTCATGTAGCGGTGGAGTTGTTACTCCCGAACAGCGCACATCAATCAAATCAGATTTAGAGGCTCTGCCAGTTGTACAGAGCGTCTTCTATGAATCACAAACTGAAGCCTTTGCTCGCTTTAAAGAGCGTTTTAAGAGTTCGGCAATTGCGCAGAACGTTACTGCCGATCAATTACCAGAATCCTTCCGCGTTAAGTTAAAAGACCCAACGCAATTCGATGTCGTCGTCAGTGCATTTAGCGGTCGACCTGGTGTTGATGTAGTGCAAGATCAGCGCAGCATTCTCGAGAAGTTCTTCCAACTCCTTGCCGTACTGCGCAATGGTGCGCTGATTGTCGGCCTTCTTTCAGTGCTCACTGCAGCGTTGCTGATTAGCAACACTCTTCGAATTGCGGCATTTAATCGTCGTCGTGAAACTGGTGTGATGCGACTTGTAGGTGCTTCCTCGTGGTCAATTCAACTTCCATTCTTACTGGAAGGTGTTTTCGCGGCATTTATTGGATGGATGCTTGCCAGTGGATTGCTCGCCGCACTTAAGTATGTCGTCGAAACTAAAGTCGCTCCGTTACTTACCTTTACTAAGTTCTTTGGATGGGGAGAAGTGGCGCTAGCTTCTGGTTGGCTACTTCTCACAGGCCTCGTGGTCTCAACTATTGCATCTGTAGTAACACTGCGCCGATACCTCAAGGTGTAA
- a CDS encoding Re/Si-specific NAD(P)(+) transhydrogenase subunit alpha, translating into MRVAVPREIRDGEKRVALVPDIINKLTKLGYEVVIESGAGVHAQATDELFIAAGATIKSGNVIGDADVVLCVTSLTPAQISSLKKGAVTISFLSPVSAIDSIDAAVTAGVTAFSLELVPRISRAQSMDALTSQALCAGYRAALVGAELSPRFFPMLMTAAGTVTPAQVLVLGAGVAGLQAIATARRLGAVVSAYDVRPSSADEVKSMGATFIDLELEALEGAGGYAREMTEERAAKQRELLTPYIAKSHLVITTAAVPGRAAPRLMTAAMIDAMEAGTIIVDLAAETGGNAEGSKPGEIVTTAKGVQIWGGKDVPSQLPFHASSLYSRNVVNLLTLMTTAAKDGEKVALNIDFTDEIIDKAALTHAGAKHTPGASEKGGSN; encoded by the coding sequence ATGAGAGTTGCAGTCCCGAGAGAAATTAGAGATGGCGAGAAGCGCGTAGCGCTAGTCCCAGACATCATCAACAAATTGACCAAATTAGGTTATGAAGTTGTCATTGAATCTGGAGCGGGTGTTCATGCTCAAGCTACAGATGAGCTGTTCATAGCAGCAGGGGCAACAATCAAAAGCGGCAATGTCATAGGTGATGCCGACGTTGTTCTCTGCGTTACTTCACTTACTCCAGCACAGATATCGTCCTTAAAAAAGGGCGCAGTCACAATCTCTTTCTTATCTCCAGTATCGGCCATAGATTCAATCGATGCAGCGGTCACAGCGGGTGTCACAGCTTTCTCACTTGAACTAGTCCCACGTATTTCACGTGCACAGTCAATGGATGCGCTGACATCTCAAGCACTCTGTGCTGGTTATCGAGCTGCACTCGTTGGCGCAGAACTTTCTCCGCGCTTTTTCCCAATGCTCATGACCGCCGCGGGAACTGTTACTCCCGCGCAAGTACTTGTTCTGGGTGCTGGCGTGGCAGGACTACAGGCAATTGCAACCGCTCGCCGACTTGGCGCCGTTGTATCTGCCTACGATGTTCGCCCATCTTCTGCTGATGAAGTGAAATCAATGGGCGCAACATTTATTGATTTGGAACTTGAGGCACTTGAAGGTGCTGGTGGTTATGCACGTGAAATGACGGAAGAGCGTGCAGCAAAGCAACGCGAACTCTTGACTCCATACATTGCCAAATCGCATCTTGTTATTACAACTGCTGCAGTTCCAGGACGAGCAGCACCGCGTTTGATGACTGCAGCCATGATTGATGCGATGGAGGCAGGAACAATCATCGTTGATCTCGCTGCCGAAACTGGTGGAAATGCTGAAGGTTCAAAGCCGGGAGAGATTGTCACTACCGCCAAGGGTGTTCAGATTTGGGGCGGTAAAGATGTGCCGAGCCAGTTGCCGTTCCATGCTTCAAGTCTGTATTCACGTAACGTGGTCAACCTACTTACCTTGATGACAACTGCTGCAAAGGATGGCGAGAAGGTGGCGCTAAATATTGACTTCACAGATGAAATTATTGATAAGGCCGCACTTACACATGCAGGTGCCAAGCACACACCTGGAGCTAGTGAAAAAGGAGGCAGCAACTAA